Within the Enterococcus hirae ATCC 9790 genome, the region GACTTGGGGATTAGGATACGTTTTTTGGATCACACTGGCAACTTTTTCTGGAAATCCTTCTTCCACACGATTCAAAATTTGATAAACTTCCGTTTCAGGAGAAGTAATGATTTCTACAGTGATCGCTTCATGATTCGTATGGAAAATATGTTCAAATGTATGAGAATAAGGACCGTGACCAACATCGTGAAGCAATGCTGCGCACAACGTAACCAAACGTTCTCGATCATCCCAGCCGTCAGCGCCAATTTTTTCTTGAGGGAAATTGCGGGAAAAGATATCACAGATCCGTCTTGAAATTTCATAGACCCCTAATGAATGAGTGAACCGACTATGTTCAGCGCCGTGAAAAGTAAAGGAAGAAGTGCCTAACTGTTTGATACGGCGCAATCGTTGGACTTCTTTTGAATTGATCAAGTCTAAAATGACTTGGTGTTGGACATGGATATAGTTATGGACCGGGTCACGAAAGACCTTTTCGATCGGTAATAATTGATATTTATAAGGAATAGTCATCAGCAAGCTCCTTTAATTTATTTCGTTCTTCCATTCGATTGATTTGATCCGTCCACTGTTCAGAAGTGACATGTGCCTCTTTCCAACATAGCGCATCAACTGAACGACTCTCTCCATAGAGTTGTGTGAGTGCCAATTGGAATTGTTGTTTTACATCCTCAATGGTTAAAGGCGTTTCAAGTAAATCAGCTAAGGTTGCCATACTTTCAGGAACGACCGCCGGGTAACCATTCGTGCCGAAATCCTCTTTCAGCGCTTCTTGATAGAATCGTTTCATCGCTTGACCTCTGGTTTGTTGTGCGCCATTGACACTAACATACATCATCACAGAAATCCCGTTTTTTATGCGACGTTGGGCGATCCCCGCAAACTTTTTACCGTTGATACTCAGGTCATACGTACCAGGACAATAAGAATGAGTCACTTCAAAAGCTTCGATTGATACGGTTGGAAAAGCCAGACGAGTCAATGTGAGCATTTTTTCATAGGCAGCATCAATCGATATCTTCTCCTGTTCGTTTTGAGGGAAAATCAATGAGATATTTAAAACCCCTTGATCAGAAATGATCCCTAATCCACCAGCGTTACGAACGATTGGCTGATAGCCTGCTTTTCTTAGCTCCTGAATGCCTTCATGGAAGTAGGGCGTTCGAGTATCTTTCATTCCTAAGATCACCGTTTGTTCATATTGCCAAAAATGGAGAAAGTTTTGGTTGTTTTTTTTGAATACTCGGTTAAGATATCCGTCAGAGCAAAAGGGGTAAAATCATTTTTTTGATAAATTTTTTGATCCAAAATAATTGTTGGATTCATTACATTCGCTCCTTTATATAATTAATCATCGATTGACATTCCAATGATTCACGTTTGTCATCGTTTCATGGGAGTTTCTCTCATTATTATACTATACTCTAATATACTCTAAAAAAAGAATTTATTGAGTCTGGGACAAAACTTGGCTCAGTCTCTTCTGGTAGCTCTAAAAACGAATAAACGGTGTTCAAGCATCAGCTCCTTGAAATAAGCCTGAATTTTTCAAAATATGAGAAGCTATTTTAAAAAATTCTTTCTTATTGTCATCGGAGCTCCCCGATGCTTTCACAACCTCTTCGATGACGAGTTGTTTGACAAATAGACGAAAACTAGGAACAATGTACCTATATGAAGTAAAGGAGAAGGTAAAATGGCACAATCGCAAGGAACACCCATTTCAATCAAATTACGGACGAAAGTCATGCAAAATGGGGAACATCAAGACTTTTTCTTTGATCTGAAAGGTCAAATGGTCAAAATTGGGGATACGTTATACATACGATACCAGGAAATTCAGGAAAATACAGCAGAAGAAATCCCTGTAACGATCAAATTGATGCCCGATGGACAGGTTCAATTGATTCGTGCGGGAGAAACACGGATGCGACTAAAATTCGGGTATCGTGAACGTTTGGAAACAACGTATCGGACACCTTATGGCATGCTTCAAATTGAAACGTATACCAAAGAATTACATGTTAGTTTGAAAGACCGACCAACCGCTGGGAAAGTAATGATTGAATACGACTTGCTAATGGGACCAGAAAAATTAGGGGAATATTATTTAACTTTAGATTTTACTGCTTAAATCGCAAAGAAACGTTTGATTTTTTACGTATGATTTTGTATGATAAGGAGTAGACTGTGAAAGGACGTGTCCTGATTGGAAATTAGTGTATTTGAAGGTGCAAACAAAAACGAATTATCAATGATTGAAGTAGCACATGCGATCTTAGAACAACGTGGCGATGTGATGGATTTTTCTGATTTAGCCAACCAAATCCAAACCTATCTTGGAAAATCAGACAGTGAGATTCGTGATTCACTGGCACAATTTTATACTGACTTAAATATTGATGGTAGCTTTATTTCATTAGGTGACAATCGTTGGGGCTTGCGTTCATGGTATGCGATCGATTCGATCGATGAAGAAGTAAACCATGGAATTGACGAAGAAGATGAAGATACACCTCGTCGACGCAAACGTAAAAAAGTCAATGCCTTTATCAACGATGATGAAGATGCGATCGATTATAATGATGATGACCCAGAAGATACTGACTTGTCTGACGAAGATGACGATGATCTTTTTGAAGATGATGATGACGATGATGAAGAAATCGCTGCTTATAACTCTGACTTGCAAGAAATCGGTGCAGACGACACAAGTGACGATGAAGAAGAATTACCAGGCAACATCGAAGAAGATCTAAGCATCATTGAAGATGACGATGAAGACGAAGACTACGAGGACGAAGAGTTCACCGAAGAATAGACTTTCGGCTTCATAGCTGCAGATCCCCCAATAAGGGATCTGCAGTTTTTTTGTATTGATTTTTTACATAAATAAAAAATAATTGAAACTTTTTGGTTTGTTTGATCGTCATAGTAAGTGAGAGGGAAAGGAGATGGGTCCGATTTTTAATCGTTACAAGAAAAAGAAGCAAATCGAAAAATCAAAGAATTTATTAAGTGAATTGATCCAAGAGGAATATGAGAAAATGTTTCGGATCACAATGAATTATGTTCATAACAAAGAAGAAGCATTGGACGTAATGCAAGACAGTTTTCATAAAGCGTTAGCTGCTATTGAACAAGGGAAAGAGATTGAACGATTTTCAGCTTGGTTTTATCGTATTTTGATACGAACAGCGATCGATGCTTGGCGTAAGCAAAAACGAAATCAATCGGAAACATTGGAAGAAGAAACGATTCAACTCGCTCACACAACGGACGATTCATTGACTGATTTACATGGAATCATTGAAGGAATTGATAGCCCCGAAAAGGAAATTTTGATTTTACATTTTTTTGAAGGCTTTCGTTTAAAAGAAATTGCAGAGATTCTTGATTTGAATGAAAACACCGTCAAAACCAAAATGTATCGTACGTTAAATCAGCTAAGAAAAATCTTACAGTAAAAATCACAATAAAGGAGAGAAAGACGGATGTATTCAGCTCAGAAGGAACTAGAACAACTGAAACAAGTCTATCAACAACAAGAAATCCCTCATGGTATCAAAAATGAGATGATCAAGCGCTACTCACTAGAAGAACAAAGGTTTAACCAGCGAGTGAAACGAAAAAAACAAGTGAAAGGACTTATTCTATCTTTTGCTATTATTGCGATGATGTTCAGCAGTATTTTTTTTAACAATCAAATTCGTAGTTTTGCTGAAGATTTACCCTTGATTGGCCCAGTCGTGAAATTAATTTTAGGGAAAACACTGTCTGATGAAACAATCGAGATCCGAGTGCCGCAAATCAGTACAAAAGATAAAGAAAATAGTCAGACGATTGCTGGACTGAACAAAAAGTACTTTCGTGAAGGACAAGAAAACTTTGAAAAAGCAAAAGTACAGTACCAAGACTTTAAAACAAATCATTTTCAAGTTACGGGAGATTATCAGAAACTGTTGGATGATCCGCGTTTTTTAGTGATTGAACGAAAGATGACACAAACTGCCGCAGACAGCTATACGGAAAAGCGTTATGATACGATTGATAAAAAAAGCGGAGTAGTCCTATCTTTACCACTTTTATTCAAAGATGATCAGTATCTTTCCGTTTTGACAAATGAAGTCAAAGAGCAAATGCAAAAAAATAGCAAAGAAAACCCTGATCAGTATTATTGGACAGATGATGATTTTAAAGATGGACTAATCAAAAAAACGCCATTAGTTACTAAAGACACATCTTTTTATATCAATAAAAATCACGAGCTAGTCTTAGTTTACGATCAATTTTCGATCGCACCTGGCTATATGGGCACACCAACCTTTGTGATACCTAAAGAAGTGACACGTTCACTTTTAGCTTCTCCAGATTACTTAAATGAGTAAGCTCAAGCTAAAAAATAAATAACTGATCCTTTGCGCTATCATAAGAGTTGATTTGATTTTGGAAAAATACTTCAAATAGTTCAATTATACATGGTTATAATATATACAAAATGTCTAGGACAGCCATTG harbors:
- a CDS encoding DUF1934 domain-containing protein, whose amino-acid sequence is MAQSQGTPISIKLRTKVMQNGEHQDFFFDLKGQMVKIGDTLYIRYQEIQENTAEEIPVTIKLMPDGQVQLIRAGETRMRLKFGYRERLETTYRTPYGMLQIETYTKELHVSLKDRPTAGKVMIEYDLLMGPEKLGEYYLTLDFTA
- the rpoE gene encoding DNA-directed RNA polymerase subunit delta, with the translated sequence MEISVFEGANKNELSMIEVAHAILEQRGDVMDFSDLANQIQTYLGKSDSEIRDSLAQFYTDLNIDGSFISLGDNRWGLRSWYAIDSIDEEVNHGIDEEDEDTPRRRKRKKVNAFINDDEDAIDYNDDDPEDTDLSDEDDDDLFEDDDDDDEEIAAYNSDLQEIGADDTSDDEEELPGNIEEDLSIIEDDDEDEDYEDEEFTEE
- a CDS encoding RNA polymerase sigma factor, which encodes MGPIFNRYKKKKQIEKSKNLLSELIQEEYEKMFRITMNYVHNKEEALDVMQDSFHKALAAIEQGKEIERFSAWFYRILIRTAIDAWRKQKRNQSETLEEETIQLAHTTDDSLTDLHGIIEGIDSPEKEILILHFFEGFRLKEIAEILDLNENTVKTKMYRTLNQLRKILQ
- a CDS encoding RsiV family protein is translated as MYSAQKELEQLKQVYQQQEIPHGIKNEMIKRYSLEEQRFNQRVKRKKQVKGLILSFAIIAMMFSSIFFNNQIRSFAEDLPLIGPVVKLILGKTLSDETIEIRVPQISTKDKENSQTIAGLNKKYFREGQENFEKAKVQYQDFKTNHFQVTGDYQKLLDDPRFLVIERKMTQTAADSYTEKRYDTIDKKSGVVLSLPLLFKDDQYLSVLTNEVKEQMQKNSKENPDQYYWTDDDFKDGLIKKTPLVTKDTSFYINKNHELVLVYDQFSIAPGYMGTPTFVIPKEVTRSLLASPDYLNE